The Lutra lutra chromosome 10, mLutLut1.2, whole genome shotgun sequence genome contains a region encoding:
- the MAPK8IP1 gene encoding C-Jun-amino-terminal kinase-interacting protein 1 isoform X2 has translation MKLVLKMDSSPDNDSWLEDQWERWLTHDISLEEFEDEDLSEITEECGISLQCKDTLSLRPPRAGLLSGGGSGAASRLQAEMLQMDLIDAAGDTPGAEDDDDDEEDRAARRPGAGPPEAEPRQEPAPRGQGQGQGQGQGQGGGDTYRPKRPTTLNLFPQVPRSQDTLNNNSLGKKHSWQDRVSRSSSPLKTGEQTPPHEHICLSDELPPPSSPTATKDRGTSTDSPCRRSTATQMAPPGGPTAAPPSSRGHSHRDRIHYQADVRLEATEEIYLTPVQRPPDPPEPSSAFLPPAETRMSVSSDPDPAAYPSAAGRPHPSISEEDEGFDCLSSPERPELQGGGWRGSLGEPPPPPRASLSSDTSALSYDSVKYTLVVDEHAQLELVSLRPCFGDYSDESDSATVYDNCASASSPYESAIGEEYEEAPRPRPPACLSEDSTPDEPDVHFSKKFLNVFMSGRSRSSSAESFGLFSCVINGEEQEQTHRAIFRFVPRHEDELELEVDDPLLVELQAEDYWYEAYNMRTGARGVFPAYYAIEVTKEPEHMAALTKNSDWVDQFRVKFLGSVQVPYHKGNDVLCAAMQKIATTRRLTVHFNPPSSCVLEISVRGVKIGVKADDSQEAKGNKCSHFFQLKNISFCGYHPKNNKYFGFITKHPADHRFACHVFVSEESTKALAESVGRAFQQFYKQFVEYTCPTEDIYLE, from the exons ATGAAGCTGGTGCTGAAGATGGATTCGAGCCCAGACAATGACAGCTGGTTGGAGGATCAGTGGGAGCGCTG gctcacccatgaCATCAGCTTGGAGGAGTTTGAGGATGAAGACCTCTCAGAGATCACCGAGGAGTGTGGCATCAGCCTGCAGTGCAAAGATACGCTGTCCTTGCGG CCCCCGCGCGCCGGGCTGCTGTCTGGGGGCGGCAGCGGCGCGGCGAGCCGACTGCAGGCCGAGATGCTGCAGATGGACCTGATCGACGCGGCGGGGGATACTCCCGGCGCCgaggacgacgacgacgacgaggAGGATCGCGCGGCGCGGCGGCCGGGAGCGGGGCCGCCGGAGGCCGAACCCCGCCAGGAGCCGGCGCCCCGCGGCCagggccaaggccaaggccaaggccagggCCAAGGCGGCGGGGACACTTATCGACCCAAGCGGCCCACCACGCTCAACCTCTTCCCGCAGGTGCCGCGGTCTCAG GACACATTGAATAATAATTCTCTGGGCAAGAAGCACAGTTGGCAGGATCGGGTGTCTCGGTCATCCTCACCCCTGAAGACTG gggAGCAGACGCCGCCACATGAGCACATCTGCCTGAGCGATGAGCTGCCACCCCCAAGCAGCCCCACGGCCACCAAGGACCGAGGCACCTCCACTGACAGCCCTTGCCGCCGCAGCACCGCCACACAGATGGCCCCTCCCGGTGGCCCCACTGCTGCCCCACCAAGCAGCCGGGGCCACTCGCATCGAGACCGCATCCACTACCAGGCCGACGTGCGGCTAGAGGCCACCGAGGAGATCTACCTGACGCCGGTGCAGAGGCCGCCGGACCCCCCGGAGCCCAGTTCTGCCTTCCTGCCCCCGGCAGAGACCCGGATGTCTGTCAGCTCCGATCCAGACCCTGCCGCCTACCCCTCTGCGGCGGGCCGGCCGCACCCCTCCATCAGCGAGGAGGACGAGGGCTTCGACTGCTTGTCGTCCCCAGAGCGGCCCGAGCTGCAGGGTGGAGGCTGGCGGGGCAGCCTGGgggagccgccgccgcccccaCGGGCCTCGCTGAGCTCGGACACCAGCGCGCTGTCCTACGACTCGGTCAAGTACACGCTGGTGGTGGACGAGCACGCGCAGCTGGAGCTGGTGAGCCTGCGGCCGTGCTTCGGGGACTACAGCGACGAGAGCGACTCGGCCACCGTCTACGACAACTGCGCCTCGGCCTCCTCACCCTACGAGTCGGCCATCGGGGAGGAGTACGAGGAGGCCCCCCGGCCGcggccccccgcctgcctctccgaGGACTCCACGCCAGACGAGCCCGACGTCCACTTCTCCAAGAAGTTCCTGAACGTCTTCATGAGCGGCCGCTCGCGCTCCTCCA GTGCCGAGTCCTTCGGGCTCTTCTCCTGTGTCATCAACggggaggagcaggagcagaCTCACCGGGCCATTTTCAG GTTTGTGCCTCGACACGAGGACgagctggagctggaggtggACGACCCCTTGCTGGTGGAGCTGCAGGCTGAGGACTACTGGTATGAGGCCTACAACATGCGCACGGGTGCCCGGGGCGTCTTCCCCGCCTACTACGCCATCGAGGTCACCAAGGAGCCCGAGCACATGGCAG CCCTGACCAAAAACAGCGACTGGGTGGATCAGTTCCGGGTGAAGTTCCTGGGCTCCGTCCAGGTTCCCTACCACAAGGGCAACGACGTGCTCTGTGCTGCTATGCAAAAG ATCGCCACCACCCGCCGGCTCACCGTGCACTTTAACCCGCCGTCCAGCTGTGTCCTGGAGATCAGCGTGCGGGGCGTGAAGATCGGCGTCAAGGCTGATGATTCCCAGGAGGCCAAG GGGAATAAATGTAGCCACTTTTTCCAGTTAAAAAACATCTCTTTCTGTGGATACCATCCAAAGAACAACAA GTACTTTGGGTTCATCACCAAGCACCCTGCTGACCACCGGTTTGCCTGCCATGTCTTTGTGTCCGAGGAATCCACCAAAGCCCTGGCAGAGTCTGTGGG GAGAGCGTTCCAGCAGTTCTACAAGCAGTTCGTGGAGTACACCTGCCCCACGGAAGACATCTACCTGGAGTAG
- the MAPK8IP1 gene encoding C-Jun-amino-terminal kinase-interacting protein 1 isoform X1, protein MAERESGGLGGGAASPPAASPFLGLHIASPPNFRLTHDISLEEFEDEDLSEITEECGISLQCKDTLSLRPPRAGLLSGGGSGAASRLQAEMLQMDLIDAAGDTPGAEDDDDDEEDRAARRPGAGPPEAEPRQEPAPRGQGQGQGQGQGQGGGDTYRPKRPTTLNLFPQVPRSQDTLNNNSLGKKHSWQDRVSRSSSPLKTGEQTPPHEHICLSDELPPPSSPTATKDRGTSTDSPCRRSTATQMAPPGGPTAAPPSSRGHSHRDRIHYQADVRLEATEEIYLTPVQRPPDPPEPSSAFLPPAETRMSVSSDPDPAAYPSAAGRPHPSISEEDEGFDCLSSPERPELQGGGWRGSLGEPPPPPRASLSSDTSALSYDSVKYTLVVDEHAQLELVSLRPCFGDYSDESDSATVYDNCASASSPYESAIGEEYEEAPRPRPPACLSEDSTPDEPDVHFSKKFLNVFMSGRSRSSSAESFGLFSCVINGEEQEQTHRAIFRFVPRHEDELELEVDDPLLVELQAEDYWYEAYNMRTGARGVFPAYYAIEVTKEPEHMAALTKNSDWVDQFRVKFLGSVQVPYHKGNDVLCAAMQKIATTRRLTVHFNPPSSCVLEISVRGVKIGVKADDSQEAKGNKCSHFFQLKNISFCGYHPKNNKYFGFITKHPADHRFACHVFVSEESTKALAESVGRAFQQFYKQFVEYTCPTEDIYLE, encoded by the exons gctcacccatgaCATCAGCTTGGAGGAGTTTGAGGATGAAGACCTCTCAGAGATCACCGAGGAGTGTGGCATCAGCCTGCAGTGCAAAGATACGCTGTCCTTGCGG CCCCCGCGCGCCGGGCTGCTGTCTGGGGGCGGCAGCGGCGCGGCGAGCCGACTGCAGGCCGAGATGCTGCAGATGGACCTGATCGACGCGGCGGGGGATACTCCCGGCGCCgaggacgacgacgacgacgaggAGGATCGCGCGGCGCGGCGGCCGGGAGCGGGGCCGCCGGAGGCCGAACCCCGCCAGGAGCCGGCGCCCCGCGGCCagggccaaggccaaggccaaggccagggCCAAGGCGGCGGGGACACTTATCGACCCAAGCGGCCCACCACGCTCAACCTCTTCCCGCAGGTGCCGCGGTCTCAG GACACATTGAATAATAATTCTCTGGGCAAGAAGCACAGTTGGCAGGATCGGGTGTCTCGGTCATCCTCACCCCTGAAGACTG gggAGCAGACGCCGCCACATGAGCACATCTGCCTGAGCGATGAGCTGCCACCCCCAAGCAGCCCCACGGCCACCAAGGACCGAGGCACCTCCACTGACAGCCCTTGCCGCCGCAGCACCGCCACACAGATGGCCCCTCCCGGTGGCCCCACTGCTGCCCCACCAAGCAGCCGGGGCCACTCGCATCGAGACCGCATCCACTACCAGGCCGACGTGCGGCTAGAGGCCACCGAGGAGATCTACCTGACGCCGGTGCAGAGGCCGCCGGACCCCCCGGAGCCCAGTTCTGCCTTCCTGCCCCCGGCAGAGACCCGGATGTCTGTCAGCTCCGATCCAGACCCTGCCGCCTACCCCTCTGCGGCGGGCCGGCCGCACCCCTCCATCAGCGAGGAGGACGAGGGCTTCGACTGCTTGTCGTCCCCAGAGCGGCCCGAGCTGCAGGGTGGAGGCTGGCGGGGCAGCCTGGgggagccgccgccgcccccaCGGGCCTCGCTGAGCTCGGACACCAGCGCGCTGTCCTACGACTCGGTCAAGTACACGCTGGTGGTGGACGAGCACGCGCAGCTGGAGCTGGTGAGCCTGCGGCCGTGCTTCGGGGACTACAGCGACGAGAGCGACTCGGCCACCGTCTACGACAACTGCGCCTCGGCCTCCTCACCCTACGAGTCGGCCATCGGGGAGGAGTACGAGGAGGCCCCCCGGCCGcggccccccgcctgcctctccgaGGACTCCACGCCAGACGAGCCCGACGTCCACTTCTCCAAGAAGTTCCTGAACGTCTTCATGAGCGGCCGCTCGCGCTCCTCCA GTGCCGAGTCCTTCGGGCTCTTCTCCTGTGTCATCAACggggaggagcaggagcagaCTCACCGGGCCATTTTCAG GTTTGTGCCTCGACACGAGGACgagctggagctggaggtggACGACCCCTTGCTGGTGGAGCTGCAGGCTGAGGACTACTGGTATGAGGCCTACAACATGCGCACGGGTGCCCGGGGCGTCTTCCCCGCCTACTACGCCATCGAGGTCACCAAGGAGCCCGAGCACATGGCAG CCCTGACCAAAAACAGCGACTGGGTGGATCAGTTCCGGGTGAAGTTCCTGGGCTCCGTCCAGGTTCCCTACCACAAGGGCAACGACGTGCTCTGTGCTGCTATGCAAAAG ATCGCCACCACCCGCCGGCTCACCGTGCACTTTAACCCGCCGTCCAGCTGTGTCCTGGAGATCAGCGTGCGGGGCGTGAAGATCGGCGTCAAGGCTGATGATTCCCAGGAGGCCAAG GGGAATAAATGTAGCCACTTTTTCCAGTTAAAAAACATCTCTTTCTGTGGATACCATCCAAAGAACAACAA GTACTTTGGGTTCATCACCAAGCACCCTGCTGACCACCGGTTTGCCTGCCATGTCTTTGTGTCCGAGGAATCCACCAAAGCCCTGGCAGAGTCTGTGGG GAGAGCGTTCCAGCAGTTCTACAAGCAGTTCGTGGAGTACACCTGCCCCACGGAAGACATCTACCTGGAGTAG